From a region of the Luteibaculum oceani genome:
- a CDS encoding efflux RND transporter periplasmic adaptor subunit, with protein sequence MKAKYILPLIAGIFLACQPQESAETKGVEELKKQKSDLQAEFKILGEKIQEIDNQIKAITGESNQRVFKVKTVKANPRPFNHYFQVQGQVEAERNILLTAEVNGVVKSIHVSEGQKVAAGQKILSLDTDILDKQIEEAMAGYDLASFVYERQKRLWDQNIGSELEFKQAKNNKVTLEARLSSLNAQKEKSIIRAPFSGVIDEVLPKTGELVNVGRPIARLVNLDRLKLEADVSEKYVGQIENGTEVLIKFPAIGTEVSSELSQVGNYIDPNNRTIKVAAKLPKANNLIPNLVAELNVRDYSNDNAIVIPTKAIQQDLNNENFVYVLKNEGDLQTVERVFIKTGYSYQGETEVISGLAGNEQVVVQGARNITEGSVVKVEK encoded by the coding sequence ATGAAAGCTAAATATATATTACCCCTTATTGCTGGAATTTTCCTGGCATGTCAACCTCAAGAAAGCGCCGAAACAAAAGGTGTGGAGGAACTAAAAAAACAGAAATCCGATTTACAGGCAGAATTCAAAATTCTGGGTGAAAAAATTCAGGAGATCGACAACCAGATTAAAGCCATTACTGGAGAAAGCAATCAGCGCGTTTTTAAAGTAAAAACCGTGAAGGCTAACCCTCGACCTTTCAACCACTATTTTCAGGTGCAGGGTCAGGTTGAGGCTGAGCGCAATATTCTCTTAACTGCCGAGGTAAATGGAGTGGTTAAATCCATTCATGTTTCCGAAGGACAAAAGGTAGCTGCAGGTCAAAAAATTCTTTCTTTAGATACCGACATTTTAGACAAACAAATAGAAGAGGCAATGGCCGGATACGATCTTGCTTCGTTTGTTTACGAACGTCAAAAGCGACTTTGGGATCAAAACATCGGTTCTGAACTGGAGTTTAAGCAAGCCAAAAACAACAAGGTTACCTTAGAGGCAAGACTTAGTTCTTTAAATGCACAAAAGGAAAAATCCATTATCAGAGCACCCTTTAGCGGGGTTATCGACGAAGTTTTACCTAAAACTGGAGAACTGGTTAACGTAGGTAGACCTATCGCCAGATTGGTGAACCTAGACAGACTAAAACTAGAGGCAGATGTTTCTGAGAAATACGTCGGTCAGATTGAAAATGGGACTGAGGTACTCATTAAATTTCCAGCAATAGGAACCGAGGTAAGCTCGGAGCTTTCTCAGGTAGGAAATTATATAGATCCAAACAACAGAACCATAAAGGTTGCTGCGAAATTGCCTAAGGCCAACAACCTCATCCCAAACTTGGTAGCCGAGCTAAATGTTAGAGATTATAGCAATGACAACGCCATAGTTATTCCAACCAAAGCAATACAGCAAGATTTAAACAACGAGAATTTTGTGTACGTGCTTAAAAACGAAGGCGACCTACAAACAGTGGAACGTGTTTTTATAAAAACTGGATATAGCTACCAAGGTGA